In Chitinophaga nivalis, a single genomic region encodes these proteins:
- a CDS encoding glycoside hydrolase domain-containing protein — protein MHQINQHARLIKQALMLAGFTVGLSGSVMAQQVKYTVGNNSWNADSLGNHRAVVSFNGNGKVARVIIPWRRRDEHPELKRIIIQDAQTKQKITNVKTGTLNREQGDIYFEPVSGKGNYYIYYLPAKSGGNPNYPQDAYLAPEQTADNSWLQVAAAPVKPNAMLKELEAIDTFNTFYPMEVIATAAEKQQLLLKHPGAGYMIFPEDRQFPVKMTDDLPQRWIQQGPSQAFAGQADKGEYYAFQLGVYARKDLKDIRLSFTDLKTADGKTIPAALLNCINTTGTTYDAQPFTASLQVGAGKIQSIWCGIDVPAAAVAGVYKGIVTIQPAGMPAMPVRITLTVTGKTAVNGGFNEPWKQTRLKWLNSTLAQDNAVIAPYTPLEMKDSVISLLGRKVGINKAGFPAQIQTFFTQEMTSLSANARNILTEPVHFHFVDAATGKDLNWDNKGWQVTAKDGGKISWKAINTTTGLQMEINASLEFDGFMDYTVKVTALDDVTLKDVALHLPMEKSAARYMMGLNQKGGVRPEQIDWKWDVKTKNQDGAWIGDVNAGLQFTLRDEHYVRPLNTNFYLQKPLQLPVSWGNGTKGGITVGEKGKAILVNSYSGERTIRRGEVLYFNFHLIITPFHTINTDFQWSTRFYHKYDNLDTIKATGATVVNIHHGNEINPWINYPFIEWKKMKDYIDGAHQKGLKVKIYNTVRELSNHAWETFPLRSLGHEVYSPGKGGGFSWLQEHVGKDYIAAWFVPEFKDAAIINSGMNRWHNYYVEGMNWLVQQVGIDGIYLDDVAFDRITMKRIKRVLTQDGHPGIIDLHSANQYNKSDGFINSAMLYMEHFPYLNRLWFGEYFDYEQNSPDFFLTEVSGIPFGLMGEMLQDGGNQWRGMVYGMTSRMPWSDNADPRPIWKVWDDFGMQGVKMIGYWVDNNPVKTSDPLVPATVYKKDGAVLVSLASWAKEDTGIKLNIDWKALGIDPAKAVITAPDIRNFQKGQVFAKDATIPVSKNKGWLLIIK, from the coding sequence ATGCATCAGATCAACCAACATGCCCGCTTGATAAAACAAGCATTGATGCTGGCCGGATTTACCGTTGGCCTCTCGGGCAGCGTGATGGCCCAGCAGGTAAAGTACACTGTCGGTAACAACAGCTGGAATGCTGATTCTCTGGGCAACCACCGTGCGGTGGTTAGCTTTAATGGCAATGGTAAAGTGGCCCGTGTCATTATTCCGTGGCGTCGCCGGGATGAACACCCGGAACTGAAACGCATCATTATTCAGGATGCACAGACCAAACAAAAGATTACCAATGTAAAAACCGGTACGCTAAACCGGGAACAAGGCGATATTTATTTTGAGCCGGTTTCAGGAAAAGGCAATTACTATATTTATTACCTGCCGGCTAAATCCGGCGGTAATCCCAATTATCCGCAAGACGCTTACCTGGCGCCGGAACAAACGGCAGATAACAGCTGGTTGCAGGTGGCAGCAGCTCCCGTGAAACCCAATGCTATGCTGAAAGAGCTGGAGGCGATAGATACCTTCAACACTTTTTATCCGATGGAAGTAATAGCCACGGCTGCTGAAAAACAACAGCTGCTGTTAAAACATCCGGGTGCGGGATATATGATATTTCCGGAAGACAGACAGTTTCCGGTGAAGATGACAGACGACCTGCCGCAACGCTGGATACAGCAAGGCCCTTCCCAGGCTTTTGCCGGCCAGGCAGATAAAGGAGAATACTACGCTTTTCAGCTGGGCGTGTATGCCCGTAAAGACCTGAAAGATATCCGGCTGTCTTTTACAGATCTGAAAACAGCCGATGGGAAAACCATTCCGGCGGCCTTATTAAACTGTATCAACACTACGGGTACTACCTATGATGCACAGCCTTTTACGGCCAGTCTGCAGGTAGGCGCCGGAAAAATACAGAGCATATGGTGTGGTATTGATGTACCGGCAGCAGCTGTTGCCGGTGTGTATAAAGGCATCGTGACCATACAACCGGCAGGTATGCCGGCGATGCCAGTACGGATTACGCTGACGGTAACCGGTAAAACAGCGGTTAACGGCGGCTTTAATGAGCCCTGGAAACAAACCCGGCTCAAGTGGCTCAACTCCACGCTGGCGCAGGATAATGCTGTGATTGCACCCTATACGCCGCTGGAAATGAAAGACAGCGTTATCAGTTTACTGGGTCGTAAAGTAGGTATTAATAAAGCAGGCTTCCCTGCACAGATTCAGACATTTTTTACCCAGGAGATGACCTCCTTATCTGCCAATGCCAGAAATATACTGACTGAACCTGTACACTTCCATTTTGTGGATGCAGCTACGGGGAAGGATCTCAACTGGGATAACAAAGGCTGGCAGGTAACGGCTAAAGATGGTGGCAAAATCAGCTGGAAAGCGATCAACACCACCACCGGACTGCAGATGGAAATCAATGCCTCTCTCGAGTTCGACGGTTTCATGGACTATACCGTAAAGGTTACTGCACTGGACGACGTAACATTGAAGGATGTAGCGTTGCACCTCCCTATGGAGAAAAGTGCCGCCCGGTATATGATGGGCCTGAACCAGAAAGGTGGGGTACGTCCGGAGCAAATTGACTGGAAATGGGACGTGAAAACAAAGAACCAGGATGGCGCCTGGATTGGTGATGTAAACGCCGGATTGCAGTTCACCCTGCGCGATGAACATTATGTACGGCCGCTGAATACTAATTTTTATCTGCAGAAGCCTTTACAGTTGCCCGTTTCCTGGGGTAATGGCACTAAAGGAGGTATCACGGTAGGTGAAAAAGGCAAGGCCATACTGGTAAACAGCTACAGTGGAGAAAGAACCATACGCAGGGGAGAAGTCCTGTATTTCAACTTCCACCTGATCATTACGCCGTTTCATACCATCAACACCGACTTCCAGTGGTCTACGCGTTTTTATCACAAGTATGATAACCTCGACACGATCAAGGCTACCGGTGCTACCGTGGTAAATATTCACCATGGTAATGAAATCAATCCCTGGATCAACTATCCGTTTATTGAATGGAAGAAGATGAAGGACTATATTGATGGCGCGCATCAGAAAGGATTAAAGGTAAAGATCTACAATACCGTCCGGGAATTATCCAACCACGCGTGGGAAACCTTCCCGCTGCGCAGCCTGGGGCATGAAGTATACAGCCCTGGTAAAGGCGGTGGCTTCTCTTGGTTACAGGAGCACGTGGGCAAAGATTACATTGCTGCCTGGTTTGTACCGGAGTTCAAAGATGCGGCTATCATCAACAGTGGTATGAACCGCTGGCATAACTACTATGTGGAAGGAATGAACTGGTTGGTACAACAGGTAGGTATCGATGGTATCTATCTGGATGATGTGGCCTTTGACCGCATTACCATGAAACGTATCAAAAGGGTATTGACACAGGACGGACATCCTGGTATCATTGACCTGCATTCTGCCAATCAATATAACAAGTCCGATGGTTTTATCAACAGTGCCATGTTGTATATGGAGCACTTCCCGTATCTCAACCGCTTGTGGTTCGGAGAGTATTTTGATTATGAGCAAAACAGTCCTGATTTCTTCCTGACAGAAGTGAGCGGTATCCCGTTTGGCTTAATGGGTGAGATGTTACAGGATGGTGGTAACCAATGGCGGGGTATGGTGTATGGAATGACCAGTCGCATGCCGTGGAGTGATAACGCAGATCCGCGTCCTATCTGGAAAGTATGGGATGATTTTGGCATGCAGGGCGTAAAAATGATTGGTTACTGGGTAGATAACAACCCGGTTAAAACCAGCGATCCGCTTGTTCCGGCTACCGTGTACAAAAAAGACGGTGCTGTATTGGTGTCCCTTGCTAGCTGGGCCAAAGAAGATACTGGTATTAAGCTGAACATCGATTGGAAAGCATTGGGAATTGATCCGGCTAAAGCTGTGATAACGGCGCCGGATATACGGAATTTCCAGAAAGGACAGGTGTTTGCCAAAGATGCCACGATTCCGGTATCCAAAAACAAAGGCTGGTTACTGATTATTAAATAA